Part of the Panicum virgatum strain AP13 chromosome 4N, P.virgatum_v5, whole genome shotgun sequence genome is shown below.
atttttgtttttgaaaaaaatttcggtGGCCACCAGaaacggtataccggccgaaatttcgcggttttccggtgatttcgaccggaaagagttctcaaattcaaaattccgaaatttcggttttcCGGCCGGAATTTCGTTGTATTTTACCGGTATTCCGGTGCATTTCACCGAAAAATGATGGTAATGGTTGGAAAATGATGGAAAATTATGTGTTtatgaaaaaattgaaaattttggcgGAGTTTGGCCTAATTATGTCTATATTGATAGATTATAATACACAATATATAATAAACTCCAGCACACAAtgagaaataaaaaatgaaacaCACTACAATAATGCAAAGAAGTAGTATAGTGTAAGTAAATACGCTAGACATTCACGGAAGCTTGTAAACTAAAAATAGCAAGCAGCCTAGCACTCAAGCATTTATATATGATAAGGTATTTTTCGATCATGCAAATCATTACACTCAAGTATTTTTCGATCATGCAAATCATTAggtatttctatatgcaatacCATAGCACTCAAAAATTTCAATCATGCAATATGCATAGCCTATAGGGATTTTTCTATGAAATAAAGCCTTATGATTTCTAACGAATAATCAAAGTTCAAATCCACTAATAAATAATGAATAATCATTACAGAAAACTCACAGATCTGCGGCTGCGGAAAGCCGGCGATACCGGCCGGAATACCGGTGCCCGGTCCCGGAAAACCGGTGCCCACGCGCGGAAAACCAGCGGGTCTGTAACGGGTTCGAACCCAAATTATCAATTTTACCTACCAAATCAATTTAGATTTGAATGATTTTAAGTGCTATTAGCTAATAAAAGcccctagttttttatcatattttttcccaatttttttgatagttatttataatttttttaaaatttttaaaattcaaaacgaaaaataccgaaaaacACCGGTATACCAAAAGCCGGTGCAGACCGAAAACGAAGAAaacaccgaaatttcggcggtATGCCGCCGAAATTTTAAACCCTGGTCCTAGGAGCCAGGCTGCCACAGCTAGATCTAGACGAGCACCCAAAAACacgggagggagaaggagaaggagaaagaaaaagaaggaaagtTTCCCCTAATTCCTACCAGACAGCAGGTACTAAAACTGTCCAGCTGCAGGAGAAAATGCGGAGGGCGAAATCCCCGTCGCACCCCCATCCTCCGTATGTACAGGCCTCCCACGCAGGGGCAAATCGGTAAGAACACCGGCGGCGCCACCGTTGCACCGTGGGGGCAAATCTCAGTTACGCCCCCCCTCCGCGATTGTTTCTCCCCAGGATGGCAAGGGCGGGCCGGGGAGGGCGCCGGCGGGGTGGGGATGCCGCCGGTGCGGCGGCGTCTAGCTGTAGCAgaccgccgcctcgtcgtcggCGTGGTCGGCGGAGGGGTAggcgagctggaggaggaggtcgtGGAAGTCGGCGACGGCGCAGGGGATGCGGAGCGCGCCGGGGTGGCAGTAGCCGTACtcctgcgcggcgcggcggaggagcgcggcGAAGGCGGGGCGGCCCAGGAGCTCGGCGCGCACGGCGTAGCGCTCGACGGTCCCGCCCTCCTCGCCGACGCAGACCGGCACGTGGCCCTCCggcacgcgcgcgccgccgcccaggagcCGCGcgccggaggccgccgccgcggcggcggccttgggcgCCGCGCGGAGCGGCTGGtacgcggcggcgtcgccggcgtcggccgCGGCCACGCGGgagagcctccggagcaggcgCTTCATGCTGCGGAACGGAAAGGAGCGTGctgaagaggcggcggcggcggcgggtgcgtcGGAGCGCTTTGGGGCGGGGGTGGGAGCAGAGAGGACACGGCACAGCAGAGCACAGCGAGCAATGCGTTTGTACTGGGGTGGCCGTGTGGCTGCTCGCCTCCATTTATAAACGGCGGGGGAGGAGACGGCCAGACCGGAGTAACGGAGGTGCTGCAACTGCAAAGGTCTTTCTCCTGATTTTTTTTGCCCCGCCTCATTTCTCCTTTGGAAATTCTTCCCTCAGGGTAGGCTGGTTTTGGGGCCACTTGATACTCCACTAAAAAGTTTCCAAGCTCTGGGGACACCCGATTCTACACCAAACCATATCTTTCCTTCTTGGAAAAATTTTACTACTTCACACCAAATTTTGCCAAATTCTTGCTCGGTACTCATATGAAGGGGAAAAAACAACGTTTCAAACATACAAACTCAAAATGATTCTAAACTTTTCAACATTTGGTGAAACA
Proteins encoded:
- the LOC120668490 gene encoding auxin-responsive protein SAUR71-like; protein product: MKRLLRRLSRVAAADAGDAAAYQPLRAAPKAAAAAAASGARLLGGGARVPEGHVPVCVGEEGGTVERYAVRAELLGRPAFAALLRRAAQEYGYCHPGALRIPCAVADFHDLLLQLAYPSADHADDEAAVCYS